One Alphaproteobacteria bacterium genomic window carries:
- a CDS encoding TRAP transporter permease — MSNTDRTNPQPGSDELSDLVASTDTGGRIPDNRIVVQLMAGLALAWAVWQVWIASPLPYIFNWGVFPSREARSFHLAFALILAFMAYPATKRSPRHVIPALDWILGITGVCCALYIFASDTALAQMITGSRLSDRPGNPNTIDIAVACVGILVLLEATRRALGPPLMVVAVFFLFYTFLGPYAPGFLAWKGASFGAVADHQWLSTEGVFGIALGVSTDLVFLFVLFGALLDKAGAGNYFIKVAFSLMGHMRGGPAKAAVVASGMTGLISGSSIANVVTTGTFTIPMMKRVGFSAEKAGAVEVASSVNGQIMPPVMGAAAFLMVEYVGISYFEVVKHAFLPAIISYIALVYIVHLEALKTDMLGLPRAVEAKPLFTALTSFGITAASILILAGGVYYLSEAWSMLETTLNRFIAVLVVVGLQAAILSAVRRSASPGGMAMTFSMGAFVLGNGVIGSFGIFFLVGLLGEYTGDALPWVVGALIVAVYVWLVSVCARYPNLVMDDPNAPVTSLPEPGPTIMAGLHFLLPVGLLIWCLMVERLSPSLSAFWAVALMIFILLTQRSLFSFFRKENLSGRFRQGFGELVDGLIAGSRNMIGIGIATAAAGIIVGTVSQTGVGLVMAELVEFLSQGQILLILIFTAVLSLILGMGLPTTANYIVVSSLLAPVIVTLGQQNGLIVPLIAVHLFVFYFGIMADVTPPVGLASFAAAAVSGGDPIRTGFVAFFYSLRTALLPFLFIFNTDLLLMDVTYLEGAFVFVIATAAMLLFTAGTQGFFFVRSRIWESAALILVAFTLFRPGFWMDIVSPPYETAAPTAIVEAMGTATPGSEIRLIVEGLDDVGDKMTFTAVMPVGSEATGEERLEAFGLQLLFEGDTVIIDNAVYDSPAQKAGLDFDQKIMTVLIPADQPTRFLMFIPALLLLALVILLQRRRAASGAMA, encoded by the coding sequence ATGAGCAATACGGACAGGACCAACCCGCAACCGGGTTCCGACGAACTGAGCGATCTGGTCGCTTCGACGGATACGGGGGGCCGCATACCGGACAACCGTATTGTCGTGCAACTCATGGCCGGGCTGGCGCTTGCGTGGGCTGTCTGGCAGGTCTGGATCGCGTCGCCGCTTCCCTATATTTTCAACTGGGGCGTGTTTCCCAGCCGGGAGGCCCGTTCATTCCACCTTGCCTTCGCGCTGATCCTGGCCTTCATGGCGTATCCGGCGACGAAGCGGTCACCGCGTCACGTCATCCCTGCGCTGGACTGGATTCTTGGGATCACGGGCGTTTGCTGTGCGCTGTATATTTTCGCCTCCGATACGGCGCTGGCCCAGATGATTACCGGTTCGCGGTTGTCCGACAGGCCGGGCAATCCGAATACAATCGATATCGCGGTCGCCTGCGTCGGCATCCTCGTGCTGCTGGAAGCAACGCGCCGGGCGCTCGGTCCGCCCCTCATGGTCGTCGCCGTCTTCTTCCTGTTCTATACCTTCCTCGGCCCCTATGCACCCGGCTTCCTGGCCTGGAAGGGCGCCAGTTTCGGCGCCGTCGCCGACCACCAGTGGCTGTCCACCGAAGGGGTGTTCGGGATTGCCCTGGGGGTATCCACCGACCTCGTCTTCCTGTTCGTCCTGTTCGGCGCGCTGCTCGACAAGGCCGGCGCCGGCAACTATTTCATCAAGGTCGCCTTTTCACTGATGGGGCATATGCGCGGCGGTCCCGCCAAGGCGGCGGTCGTCGCATCGGGCATGACCGGGCTGATTTCCGGCTCCTCCATCGCCAATGTGGTCACGACCGGCACATTCACCATTCCGATGATGAAGCGCGTCGGGTTTTCCGCCGAAAAAGCGGGCGCCGTCGAAGTCGCGTCATCGGTCAACGGACAGATCATGCCGCCGGTCATGGGGGCGGCCGCCTTCCTGATGGTGGAGTATGTCGGCATCTCGTACTTCGAGGTCGTGAAGCATGCGTTCCTGCCGGCGATCATTTCCTATATCGCGCTGGTCTATATCGTTCACCTGGAAGCGCTGAAGACGGATATGCTGGGCCTGCCGCGTGCGGTCGAGGCAAAGCCGCTGTTCACCGCGCTGACATCCTTCGGCATTACCGCCGCCAGCATCCTGATCCTGGCGGGCGGCGTGTATTACCTGTCGGAAGCATGGTCGATGCTGGAAACGACGCTGAACCGGTTCATTGCCGTTCTGGTCGTGGTCGGGTTGCAGGCGGCTATCCTGTCGGCGGTCAGGCGCAGCGCCAGCCCGGGCGGCATGGCGATGACGTTCTCGATGGGCGCGTTCGTTCTGGGCAACGGCGTCATCGGAAGCTTCGGCATTTTCTTCCTGGTCGGGCTGCTCGGCGAATACACCGGCGACGCGCTGCCCTGGGTGGTCGGGGCGCTGATCGTCGCCGTCTATGTCTGGCTGGTGTCGGTCTGCGCCCGTTATCCGAACCTCGTGATGGACGACCCGAACGCGCCGGTGACGAGCCTGCCGGAACCGGGTCCGACGATCATGGCCGGGCTGCACTTCCTCCTGCCGGTCGGCCTGCTGATCTGGTGCCTGATGGTGGAGCGGCTGTCGCCCTCGCTGTCGGCATTCTGGGCGGTGGCGCTGATGATTTTCATCCTGCTGACCCAGCGCAGCCTGTTCTCGTTCTTCCGCAAGGAAAATCTTTCGGGGCGGTTCCGCCAGGGATTCGGCGAACTGGTCGACGGCCTCATCGCCGGTTCCCGCAACATGATCGGCATCGGCATCGCCACGGCGGCGGCCGGCATCATCGTGGGGACGGTGTCGCAGACCGGCGTCGGGCTGGTGATGGCGGAACTGGTCGAGTTCCTGTCCCAGGGCCAGATCCTGCTGATCCTGATCTTCACGGCCGTCCTCAGCCTGATCCTGGGCATGGGGCTGCCGACAACGGCGAACTATATCGTTGTCTCGTCGCTGCTGGCGCCGGTTATCGTCACCCTGGGGCAGCAGAACGGGCTGATCGTGCCGCTGATCGCGGTGCATCTGTTCGTGTTCTACTTCGGCATCATGGCCGATGTGACGCCGCCGGTCGGCCTCGCCTCCTTCGCGGCCGCGGCGGTGTCGGGCGGCGATCCGATCCGCACCGGATTCGTGGCGTTTTTCTATTCGCTGCGGACGGCGCTGCTGCCCTTCCTGTTCATCTTCAACACCGACCTGCTGCTGATGGACGTCACCTATCTGGAAGGGGCGTTCGTTTTCGTCATAGCGACGGCGGCGATGCTGCTGTTTACGGCGGGCACGCAGGGATTCTTCTTTGTGCGCTCCCGGATTTGGGAATCCGCGGCGCTGATCCTCGTGGCGTTTACCCTGTTCAGGCCCGGTTTCTGGATGGATATCGTCTCGCCGCCCTATGAAACGGCGGCGCCCACGGCGATCGTCGAAGCCATGGGCACGGCGACGCCCGGTTCCGAAATACGGCTGATCGTCGAGGGGCTGGACGATGTCGGCGACAAGATGACGTTTACGGCGGTCATGCCGGTGGGGTCCGAGGCGACCGGCGAGGAGCGGCTGGAAGCGTTCGGCCTGCAACTGCTCTTCGAGGGCGATACGGTGATTATCGACAATGCCGTATACGACAGCCCGGCGCAGAAGGCCGGCCTCGATTTCGATCAGAAGATCATGACGGTCCTGATTCCTGCCGATCAACCGACCAGGTTCCTGATGTTCATTCCGGCGCTGTTGCTGCTGGCCCTGGTCATCCTGCTGCAACGGCGTCGTGCCGCCAGCGGCGCCATGGCCTGA
- a CDS encoding MlaD family protein — protein sequence METKASYLIVGTFTLALLIGLVSAVLWLAGVELDEEFAYYDMYFEGSVTGLKVGNPVRYRGVPVGVVTDMKIDPENVERVKVTIEVPNETPVKEDAVAALELQGITGVAFVQITGGTQESPDLKRVPGQGNPVIQSKPSQLQEVIDAAPELINRFIALIGSASELLNAENQENFGTAMANIKTITGSVAEGSQDIQTVLTEGATAIRELRATAVDARKLVGTVQTTLDALTAETTSTLGEARTAIGSIRGLSDSLSGEFTGIGPEAREMLAALKQAADALGKSQQELTVLIGENREPILNFTSAGLYEFTQLVAEARVLVNGLARVTGQFERDPARFLFGDSQQGVGVR from the coding sequence ATGGAAACGAAAGCCAGCTATCTGATCGTCGGGACGTTCACACTGGCTCTGTTGATCGGTTTGGTCAGCGCCGTGCTTTGGCTCGCCGGCGTCGAACTGGACGAGGAGTTCGCCTATTACGACATGTATTTCGAGGGGTCGGTCACCGGCCTCAAGGTAGGCAACCCGGTCCGCTATCGCGGCGTTCCGGTCGGCGTCGTGACCGATATGAAGATCGATCCGGAAAATGTCGAGCGGGTAAAGGTCACCATCGAGGTGCCGAACGAGACGCCGGTCAAGGAGGATGCCGTCGCGGCGCTGGAGCTCCAGGGAATTACCGGCGTGGCGTTCGTCCAGATCACCGGCGGCACGCAGGAATCCCCCGATCTGAAGCGCGTTCCCGGCCAGGGCAACCCGGTAATCCAGTCGAAACCGTCGCAATTGCAGGAAGTGATCGATGCGGCGCCGGAACTGATCAACCGGTTCATCGCGCTGATCGGCAGCGCGAGCGAACTACTGAACGCCGAAAACCAGGAAAATTTCGGCACCGCCATGGCCAATATCAAGACGATCACCGGATCTGTCGCGGAAGGGTCGCAGGATATCCAGACGGTGCTGACCGAGGGCGCTACCGCGATCAGGGAACTGCGCGCCACCGCCGTGGATGCGCGAAAGCTGGTCGGGACCGTGCAGACGACCCTGGACGCGCTTACCGCGGAGACGACCAGCACGCTGGGAGAGGCGAGAACCGCTATCGGCTCCATCCGCGGGCTGTCGGATAGCCTTTCCGGTGAGTTTACGGGGATCGGGCCGGAGGCGCGTGAAATGCTGGCGGCATTGAAACAGGCTGCCGACGCTCTAGGTAAGTCGCAGCAGGAACTGACGGTACTGATCGGTGAGAACCGCGAGCCGATTCTCAATTTCACCAGTGCCGGACTTTACGAATTTACGCAGCTCGTCGCTGAAGCAAGGGTGCTCGTCAACGGGCTGGCGCGGGTGACGGGACAGTTCGAGCGGGATCCGGCGCGCTTTCTGTTCGGTGATTCCCAGCAGGGCGTAGGAGTACGATGA
- a CDS encoding TAXI family TRAP transporter solute-binding subunit gives MFIRNTLLASGALIASALTAMPVAAEKFITIGTGGQTGVYYQVGGAICRLVNRGTSTHDIKCTHTTGGSTKNINGIRAGDLDMGVAQSDWQYHAYHGTAPQQFPDGAFEELRAVFSVHAEPFTVVARADSGIESFDDLKGKRVNVGDPGSGQRGTMEVVMEKMGWQMSDFALASELKSSEQSAALCDNKIDAMVFTVGHPNGSIQEAATSCDTKIVPVDNPVIRKLVEDNAYYAFATIPGGMYKGTDEDVTTFGVGATFVSSTKTDTDTVYQIVKAVFDNIDRFKKMHPAFENLEPSKMIVNNLSAPLHDGAQKYYKEKGWMN, from the coding sequence ATGTTCATCAGAAATACATTGCTCGCATCCGGGGCACTTATCGCATCAGCGCTGACCGCCATGCCCGTGGCGGCGGAAAAATTTATCACGATCGGGACCGGTGGTCAGACTGGCGTTTATTATCAGGTCGGGGGCGCGATTTGCCGCCTGGTCAATCGCGGCACTTCGACCCATGACATCAAGTGCACCCACACGACCGGCGGTTCGACCAAGAATATCAACGGTATTCGCGCGGGTGACCTGGACATGGGCGTGGCCCAGTCCGACTGGCAGTACCACGCCTATCACGGCACGGCGCCCCAGCAGTTTCCCGATGGCGCCTTCGAGGAACTGCGCGCCGTGTTTTCCGTCCATGCGGAGCCGTTCACGGTAGTGGCGCGGGCCGATTCCGGTATCGAGTCGTTCGATGACCTGAAGGGCAAGCGCGTGAATGTCGGCGACCCGGGGTCGGGCCAGCGCGGCACGATGGAGGTCGTGATGGAAAAGATGGGCTGGCAGATGAGCGATTTTGCGCTCGCCTCCGAACTCAAGTCTTCCGAACAGTCCGCGGCGCTCTGCGATAACAAGATCGACGCCATGGTCTTCACGGTGGGCCATCCGAACGGTTCGATCCAGGAAGCCGCGACGTCCTGCGACACGAAAATCGTCCCGGTTGACAATCCGGTGATCCGCAAGCTGGTCGAAGATAATGCCTACTACGCCTTTGCGACCATCCCGGGCGGGATGTACAAGGGTACGGATGAAGACGTGACGACTTTCGGGGTCGGCGCAACCTTCGTATCCTCCACCAAGACCGATACGGATACCGTCTATCAGATCGTCAAGGCGGTTTTCGACAATATCGACCGGTTCAAGAAGATGCACCCGGCGTTCGAGAATCTGGAACCCTCGAAGATGATCGTCAACAACCTGTCGGCGCCGCTGCATGACGGCGCGCAGAAATACTACAAGGAAAAAGGCTGGATGAATTAG
- a CDS encoding MlaE family lipid ABC transporter permease subunit codes for MNIQRDSGQAPPNRLPVTRCDSFALPVFRIYVMRLPGIDPDSPQGKAMAGSAGWIKSATEDDRLVLSAGGDWTVNGVGALDRQIRALAMNGAGSARIDTSEIDALDTAGAWLLYRTRRDLAAGGASVQVDGLDPRHAALVDLVEKADSLHAETERARPNVLLMLVNRVGRSVCAAANELAQLLNFFGLVIITLGRCLKSPRRLRIVSLVNQMEQTGLNALGIVGMLLFMIGVVLAFQSAEQLRRFAAEIFTADGLAVLVLREIGVLIAAILIAGRSGSAFTAEIGMMKVNEEVDAMSTIGLNPIEVLVLPRINALLITLPLLTFFANVAALTGGTIMAVATLDVTYTQFIRQLADALTLKNLLVGMVKAPVFAFLIGMVGCYEGLKVSGSAESIGRLTTQSVVESIVLVILADALFSIVFSTLGI; via the coding sequence ATGAACATTCAGCGTGACAGCGGACAGGCGCCGCCGAACAGGCTGCCGGTAACCCGATGCGATTCCTTCGCTTTGCCGGTGTTCCGGATTTATGTTATGCGGCTACCGGGCATCGATCCGGATTCGCCCCAGGGGAAGGCCATGGCCGGTTCGGCTGGTTGGATAAAGAGCGCGACGGAAGACGACAGGCTGGTCCTGTCCGCGGGCGGTGACTGGACAGTCAATGGCGTCGGCGCGCTCGACCGGCAGATTCGCGCCCTGGCGATGAACGGCGCCGGCAGCGCCCGTATCGATACGTCGGAAATCGACGCGCTGGATACCGCCGGCGCCTGGCTGCTGTACCGGACCCGGCGCGACCTTGCCGCCGGCGGCGCATCCGTACAGGTCGACGGGCTGGACCCGCGCCATGCGGCGCTGGTCGATCTGGTCGAAAAAGCGGATTCGCTTCATGCGGAAACCGAACGGGCCAGGCCGAACGTCCTGTTGATGCTGGTCAACCGGGTCGGACGCAGTGTCTGCGCCGCGGCGAACGAACTGGCGCAACTGCTGAATTTTTTCGGCCTCGTTATTATCACGCTGGGCCGCTGCCTGAAGTCGCCGCGCCGGCTGCGCATCGTGTCGCTGGTGAATCAGATGGAGCAGACGGGGCTCAACGCTCTGGGCATCGTCGGGATGCTGCTGTTCATGATCGGGGTCGTGCTGGCCTTCCAGAGCGCGGAGCAGCTGCGCCGCTTCGCCGCGGAAATTTTCACCGCCGACGGGCTGGCCGTGCTGGTGCTGCGCGAAATCGGTGTGCTGATCGCCGCGATCCTGATCGCCGGCCGGTCCGGATCCGCGTTCACCGCAGAAATCGGCATGATGAAAGTCAACGAGGAGGTCGATGCGATGAGCACCATCGGTCTCAATCCGATTGAAGTGCTCGTCCTGCCCCGTATCAACGCCCTGCTGATCACGCTGCCGCTGCTGACATTCTTCGCCAATGTGGCGGCGCTGACCGGCGGGACGATCATGGCGGTGGCGACGCTGGACGTTACCTATACCCAGTTCATCCGCCAGCTGGCCGATGCGCTGACCCTGAAGAACCTGCTGGTGGGGATGGTCAAGGCGCCGGTCTTCGCGTTCCTGATCGGGATGGTTGGCTGCTACGAGGGGCTCAAGGTCAGCGGCAGCGCCGAAAGCATCGGCCGCCTGACCACCCAGTCGGTTGTCGAATCCATCGTTCTCGTGATCCTCGCCGACGCCCTGTTTTCCATCGTCTTTTCAACGCTGGGGATCTAG
- a CDS encoding ABC-type transport auxiliary lipoprotein family protein — translation MMRKRLRGAVLGRVLRSMLVLTLAAAAGACSIELPGRGDPPRMYVLTPKSTFAESMPSVDWQLLIEVPASPAGINTARISLSDSPIEMRYFANANWTDLAPKMVQTLLVESFENSNRIVAVGREAIGLRADYILKTELREFQAEYPSPLPREAAETEGTTVPPVIRVRINAKLIQLPRRDIVASDTFEHTVAAEANSMVAIIGAFDEALGKSMKRLVEWTLNNGEEHYVPPREFPTRR, via the coding sequence ATGATGCGGAAACGATTGCGCGGCGCGGTTCTCGGGCGGGTGTTGCGGTCCATGCTGGTTCTGACGCTGGCCGCGGCGGCCGGGGCATGTTCCATCGAACTGCCGGGCAGAGGCGATCCGCCGCGCATGTATGTCCTGACGCCGAAAAGCACCTTCGCGGAATCGATGCCGTCGGTTGACTGGCAATTGCTGATCGAGGTGCCGGCATCGCCGGCCGGTATCAACACGGCGCGCATCTCGCTGAGCGACAGCCCCATTGAAATGCGCTATTTCGCCAATGCGAACTGGACCGACCTGGCGCCGAAAATGGTCCAGACCCTGCTGGTGGAATCGTTCGAGAACTCGAACCGTATCGTCGCTGTCGGGCGCGAGGCGATCGGCCTGCGCGCCGACTATATCCTCAAGACGGAACTGCGGGAATTCCAGGCGGAGTATCCGTCGCCCCTGCCGCGCGAAGCCGCGGAAACCGAAGGGACCACGGTTCCGCCGGTCATTCGGGTGCGCATCAACGCGAAGCTGATCCAGCTGCCGCGCCGCGACATCGTGGCGTCGGATACCTTCGAGCATACCGTTGCGGCGGAAGCCAATTCCATGGTCGCCATAATCGGCGCGTTCGACGAAGCGCTGGGCAAGTCGATGAAACGGCTGGTCGAGTGGACGCTGAATAACGGCGAGGAACACTATGTGCCGCCGCGCGAGTTCCCGACCCGGCGCTGA
- a CDS encoding aspartate aminotransferase family protein: MTHVFHRSTLAAPPVAVQGDGIHVIDSTGKRYLDASGGAAVSCLGHSHPRVIQAVKDQVDRLAFAHTGFYTNQPMEDLADRLIAKAPGDLDMVYFVSGGSEGVEAALKMARQYFVETGAPDRRHIITRRQSYHGNTLGALAAGGNMWRRTMFEPVLTETHHLSPCYAYRDRRDDESEAAYGLRVANELEEKILELGPETVMCFIAEPVVGATMGAVPAVPGYFKRIREICDAYGVLLIFDEVMCGMGRTGSQFACEQEGVTPDILVCAKGLGAGYQPIGATIVTDRVYAAFRDGSGFFQHGHTYMGHPVACAAALAVQTAIEEEDLLVNVRAMGAVLNDALHDRFGNHRHVGDIRGRGLFMGLELVADRTDKSTFDPLLGLHARVKKEAMTRGLMCYPMGGTIDGKYGDHVLLAPPFIVNYRDVLNIVDRLGSAIDAAIATTG, encoded by the coding sequence ATGACGCATGTATTCCACCGCAGTACACTCGCGGCTCCACCGGTGGCGGTGCAGGGCGACGGCATTCATGTCATCGATTCCACGGGCAAGCGCTATCTGGACGCCAGCGGCGGGGCCGCTGTTTCCTGTCTCGGGCACAGCCATCCCAGGGTTATTCAGGCGGTAAAGGACCAGGTCGACCGGCTGGCCTTCGCCCATACCGGCTTCTACACCAACCAGCCGATGGAAGACCTCGCGGACAGGCTGATCGCGAAAGCGCCCGGCGATCTTGACATGGTCTATTTCGTATCCGGGGGTTCCGAAGGGGTCGAGGCGGCTCTCAAGATGGCGCGGCAGTATTTCGTCGAAACCGGCGCGCCGGACCGCCGGCATATCATAACGCGGCGGCAGAGCTATCACGGCAATACGCTGGGCGCGCTGGCGGCGGGCGGTAATATGTGGCGCCGGACGATGTTTGAACCGGTCCTGACGGAAACGCATCACCTGTCGCCCTGCTATGCGTACCGGGATCGCCGCGACGACGAAAGCGAGGCGGCATACGGGCTGCGGGTGGCCAACGAACTGGAGGAAAAAATCCTCGAACTCGGGCCGGAAACAGTGATGTGCTTCATCGCCGAGCCGGTGGTCGGGGCCACCATGGGCGCGGTGCCTGCGGTGCCGGGCTATTTCAAACGGATCCGGGAAATCTGCGACGCGTATGGCGTCCTGCTGATTTTCGATGAGGTCATGTGCGGGATGGGCCGGACGGGGAGCCAATTCGCCTGCGAACAGGAAGGCGTCACGCCGGACATCCTGGTCTGCGCCAAGGGGCTCGGGGCGGGCTATCAGCCGATTGGGGCGACCATCGTTACGGACCGGGTGTATGCCGCCTTCCGCGACGGATCCGGTTTCTTCCAGCACGGCCATACCTATATGGGCCATCCGGTGGCCTGTGCGGCTGCGCTGGCGGTTCAGACGGCGATCGAGGAAGAGGACCTGCTGGTCAATGTCCGGGCGATGGGGGCGGTACTGAACGATGCCCTGCATGACCGGTTCGGCAATCATCGTCATGTCGGCGATATTCGCGGACGCGGCCTGTTCATGGGTTTGGAACTCGTTGCCGACCGGACCGATAAATCGACCTTCGATCCCTTGCTGGGACTTCATGCGCGGGTCAAGAAAGAGGCGATGACGCGCGGGCTGATGTGCTATCCGATGGGCGGCACGATTGACGGAAAATACGGCGATCATGTCCTTCTGGCGCCGCCCTTTATCGTGAATTACCGGGACGTGCTGAATATTGTCGACCGTCTCGGTTCCGCCATCGATGCGGCAATCGCCACGACAGGTTAA
- a CDS encoding creatininase family protein, which translates to MSQSSGRLWAELGADAFDALDKARAVAILPVAAVEQHGPHLPLSVDACINEGVLNAALALLAADDPVLVLPPQVIGKSEEHLRFAGTLSAPAESLIRQWNEIGDGVARAGIRKLLFFNSHGGNPPVMEIVSRDLRGRHDMLAVTANWYDLAPLGDWFAAGELKHGIHGGEVETSVMLHLRPDLVNMAKASDFVSSSVACEREFDRLSPLGPTSYAWETQDLNPSGAVGNAAAADAGRGEQAVNAAAAELAALLRDMLRADPDRLIRRR; encoded by the coding sequence ATGAGCCAATCCTCCGGACGCCTGTGGGCCGAACTCGGCGCCGACGCATTCGATGCGCTGGACAAGGCCCGCGCCGTCGCCATCCTGCCGGTCGCGGCTGTCGAACAGCACGGGCCGCACCTGCCGCTGTCGGTCGACGCCTGCATCAACGAAGGGGTGCTGAACGCCGCCCTGGCGCTGCTGGCGGCCGACGATCCGGTGCTTGTCCTGCCGCCGCAGGTCATCGGCAAGAGCGAGGAACACCTTCGCTTTGCCGGTACCCTGAGCGCGCCGGCGGAGTCGCTGATCCGGCAATGGAACGAAATCGGCGACGGCGTGGCGCGCGCCGGCATCCGCAAGCTGCTGTTCTTCAACAGCCACGGCGGCAACCCGCCGGTCATGGAGATCGTGTCGCGCGACCTGCGGGGCCGCCACGACATGCTGGCGGTAACGGCCAACTGGTACGATCTCGCGCCGCTCGGCGACTGGTTTGCCGCCGGTGAACTGAAACACGGCATCCATGGCGGCGAGGTCGAAACCTCGGTCATGCTGCATTTGCGGCCGGACCTGGTGAATATGGCGAAGGCGTCCGATTTCGTTTCGTCGTCGGTCGCCTGCGAACGGGAATTCGACCGGCTGTCGCCGCTCGGCCCGACGTCCTACGCCTGGGAGACGCAGGACCTGAACCCGTCGGGGGCGGTGGGCAATGCCGCGGCGGCGGATGCGGGGCGGGGCGAACAGGCGGTCAACGCGGCGGCGGCGGAGCTGGCGGCGCTGCTGCGGGACATGCTGCGCGCCGATCCGGACAGGCTTATTCGTCGTAGGTAA
- a CDS encoding ABC transporter ATP-binding protein, protein MAEDDAVITVSGLRTQFGTAVIHDNLDLSVIRGEVLGVVGGSGTGKSVLLRTIVGLNRPRAGRIEMLGQDTREMTSLVQRRCGVLFQSGALFSSLTVAENIAVPMREHLRLPRQLMEELAALKIAMVGLPRDAGPKYPSELSGGMKKRAGLARALALDPAILFLDEPTAGLDPIGAAAFDNLIRELQQSLGLTVFMVTHDLDSLSAICDRVAVLVDKRVRLGTMAEHMRDPHPWIQEYFHGPRARAAFNGSGK, encoded by the coding sequence ATGGCGGAAGATGATGCGGTCATCACGGTTTCCGGTTTGCGGACCCAGTTCGGGACGGCGGTGATCCACGATAACCTCGATCTGTCCGTAATACGGGGCGAAGTGCTGGGGGTGGTCGGCGGGTCGGGGACGGGAAAATCGGTATTGCTGCGGACGATAGTCGGCCTCAACAGGCCGCGCGCCGGCAGGATCGAGATGCTGGGCCAGGATACGCGTGAAATGACGAGCCTGGTGCAGCGGCGCTGCGGTGTGCTGTTTCAGAGCGGCGCGCTGTTCTCGTCCCTGACGGTGGCGGAGAATATCGCAGTGCCGATGCGTGAACACCTGCGCCTGCCACGCCAGCTGATGGAAGAGCTGGCCGCGCTGAAGATCGCCATGGTCGGCCTGCCGCGCGATGCGGGGCCGAAATATCCCTCCGAACTTTCCGGCGGGATGAAGAAGCGCGCGGGGCTCGCCCGGGCGCTGGCGCTCGATCCCGCCATCCTGTTCCTCGACGAACCGACCGCGGGGCTGGACCCGATCGGCGCCGCGGCATTCGACAACCTGATCCGTGAACTGCAGCAGAGCCTGGGCCTGACGGTTTTCATGGTGACGCACGATCTCGACAGCCTGTCGGCAATCTGCGACCGGGTCGCGGTTCTGGTGGACAAACGCGTTCGTCTCGGCACAATGGCGGAACACATGCGGGACCCGCATCCCTGGATACAGGAATATTTCCACGGCCCGCGCGCGCGGGCGGCGTTTAACGGTAGCGGGAAGTAG
- a CDS encoding adenine phosphoribosyltransferase → MNLKNHIRSVPDFPKPGILFYDISTMLAHPAAWQHCIGELASLIAPQKPDLLLGIESRGFLTAAPLALALGCGFAMIRKQGKLPGSTIALEYDLEYGTDTIEIQADAVQPGQRVAILDDLLATGGTMAASIDLARKVGADVRATACIIELGFLNGREKLDAPFSALITYDE, encoded by the coding sequence ATGAATTTGAAAAATCATATCCGGTCGGTTCCGGACTTCCCGAAGCCCGGCATCCTTTTTTACGATATTTCGACCATGCTGGCCCATCCGGCGGCCTGGCAGCATTGTATCGGGGAACTAGCGTCACTGATTGCGCCACAGAAGCCCGACCTGCTGCTGGGTATCGAGTCGCGGGGGTTTCTGACAGCAGCCCCCCTGGCGCTGGCGCTGGGCTGCGGGTTCGCCATGATTCGCAAGCAGGGCAAGCTCCCCGGATCGACAATCGCCCTCGAATACGATCTCGAATACGGCACCGATACGATCGAAATCCAGGCGGACGCCGTTCAGCCGGGTCAGCGGGTTGCGATTCTCGACGACCTGCTCGCGACCGGGGGCACGATGGCCGCGTCCATCGACCTTGCCCGCAAGGTCGGCGCCGATGTCCGCGCCACCGCCTGCATCATCGAACTGGGTTTCCTGAACGGCCGCGAAAAGCTCGACGCCCCGTTTTCCGCGCTGATTACCTACGACGAATAA